ATTTTGACAAACCTATTGTATAAAATGTAATTCAAAGGGGGTGCCATATTGGATCGTGCTTTTCGTATACTCACGATTTACCATCGTTTGTTACAAAATAAAAAAGTGAATAAGAAGTCATTAGCCTTAATGTTAAACACGAGTACACGAACGATTCAAAGAGATATCGATGATATAAGAAATTTCTTGTATGAATCAGAACACTGGCTGGATACTCAATATGAAGTGAAGTATGATTACGATCTTGAAAGTTACACGATAAATCATGATAAAAATGAAAATCTGTATTATATGTATGATATTTTGACAAAATTATACGTCACCATGCCCACTATTAGCTATCCATTCTACCGATATTTAAAGGAGCTCATCAATAAACACCATTCAAACCATCAAAATGAATTATATCAGTATCTTGATAAATTTATAGTTGATAGCGATATACCTTCGGTAAGTAATCTAGCTATAACTACACAGGCAATTAATACAAAAAATTATTTATTGAAAGATAACGAAAACATACTCCCTATTACATTAAACTATAACAACTATGGCTTTTATTTAACCTACTTGATGGAAGGAAATTTACTAAGAACAAATGTTGGTCATTTAAACATTCAAACCTCAAATAAATCCTTTAAAGAAGAAGATATTACTGATGATGAACGTACGCAAGTTACGTTAGAAATGACTAAAGACATTTGGAAAGATATTCATTTATATTATGAAAACTATATTATTGAGAAGTACTTCAAAAATTTAATAGTAGTTACAATTGAAGATATGTTGCCTTATGAAGCGATCCAACTTTGTTTTAATTATCGGTCTCAAGTTCGTATTATATCTCCACTAGATTTAAGAGAAATAGTGATTGATGAACTGCTACTTCTTCAGTCAACATATTTAAAACAGCAAATTCAAATTTAAAAGTACTAATAAAAATATTTTAAAGAATGAGGTAACCTTTATTAGCTAAGTCAATAAAAAGACAATAGTAATTATTATCATATGATTAATAACCATACTATTTATTTTATTTAAAAATCATACTACAAAGCTTTCAAAAGAAGAATCAATAGAACCAGATGGTTACAAAATTTCATATAATGACTACCCAAGCGAATACAAAAACAAACTTCATGTTCATATGCAAATTGAAAATTTAAAAAATAAAGATAATATACTTAAGCCAAATGCAACATTCAAACTAATTATTGATGGTAGAGTTTGCGAGTGATAAAAGATACATCGACGGCACATCGTTTAGTCCAAGAATGACAGTATCCTTAGATATTGCTTATCAAATAAAAGATAATCCAAAATCTTACAGATTACAGATTCGTGAAAAAAATTTTAAAAGACAAAGTGTATGAATACGACATTACGCCAGATATTAGTAAAATCAATTAAAATATAGGGGGATAAAAATGAATAACTATAAAGACAAACTAAATAAAAAAATACAAGATTCTCAAAAACATATCAAAAGTAGTAACATGAAAGAATTATCACAAAGTAAGTTAAAACAATTTTTTCTTGGGATCAAAAATGGTAAACGGCTACCTATAATGTTCGCCTCCTTTCTAATTATGTTAGTTCTTTGGCTTCCTATGATGTACGGTTCTATGACGCTAAGCATTTTTACAGGTCAAGATAGTATGTCAAATAAGGAACTTAATGAACTACAACATAGATTAGATGACAGATATGAAAAAATGTATGGAGAGTGATAAAAAATGACATTAGCAAAAGGGATTATATTACTGTTATTACAATTATTTTGTGTATTCATGGCTATACAAATTGGTCTGGCTTTTGGAGGATTTTCGTTTATGACATTATTGATTATAGCCTATGTGTTATTTGCGGTTATATATCTTGCCTTTTTAAACCCATTCTGGAAAAAAGTTAGATAAATTATAAATTAATATAAAGGGGAAAATGAAATTGGAACAAAAAAATGATGAAAACAAAGCCTTACAAGTTATCGAACAAGCAGTAAAATTACCATTTGTTAAAGTAAAACGAAAGGAATTTTTGCTAAAAGCGTTTTCGGATTACAACATTGATATGAATGAATTAATTGAAAACGGGCCAGTAAAACTTGTATCAAAAAAAGATTTGGATAAAGTAGCCAATAGAGCTATCAACGATGCATTAATTAAATCTACAAGCACCTCATTTATGACTGGCTTACCTGGAGGCATTGCTTTAGCTGCAACTATCCCCGCAGATATGGTACAGTTTTATGGTTTTGCATTAAAACTAGCTCAAGAACTTTCTTATATCTATGGACTTGAGGACTTGTTTAACGATAGTGGTGAGCTTAGTGAGGAATCTAAAAATATGTTGATTATCTATTTAGGAGTAATGCTAGGTGTGACTGCTGCTGGTTCTACTGTTCGATTATTATCGAAGCAAGCTTCTACACAAGCTCTCAAATCTATTCCTGGAAAAGCATTGACTAAGACTGTATACTATCCGATTTTAAAAAAGGTTCTAAAGACATTTGGCATTAAACTGACAAAAGATACCTTTGCCAAAGGTATTTCTAAAGCTATACCTGTTGTGGGCGGTGTTGTATCTGGAGGCATGAATTATGCTTCTCTTAAACCGATGGGTAAAAAATTAAAAAATGAACTAAGTAATTCAATCAACTACTCTTCAAAGGAAAAAGCTAAGGATGTTAAAATTATTGAAGCTGAAGGCGTTGTAATAGATTAACAACTTCATTTATAAATACTTAATGTTCATTTCAAGAGTCTACATCATTTGAAAAATGATATAGACTCTTTTTATATAAAATCATAGCATCCCTCACTTTGCGGTGAAGGATGCTATGATTAATTTATTTTTATTGTTGGCTGGCCATTAGTTCTGCTTGTTCTACAACTTGTTCTACAGCCATTTTTTGAAGATCAGGTGGGTAACCATATTTCTTTAATAGTCGTCTTACTTGGACTCTCATTTTAGCCTTTGCGCTCTCACGTTTTGACCAGTCTACACTCATATTATTCTTGACCGTTTTTGTTAATTCATGTGCAATAGCTCGTAATTCTTTATCCCCCATTGCTTCTTTTGCAGTTTCATGAGAGGCTAATGCATCATAAAAAGCAATTTCCTCCGTGCTCAGACCTAAGTCTTTTCCTCGTTGTTTTTCTTGATTTATTTCTTTCGCCATTTGAATCAATTCTTCTATGACTTTTGAAGCTTCTATAGAACGATTGTTGTATTTTTGTATTGATTTACTTAGCATCTCAGAAAATCTTTTAGATACTGTAGCATTTGTTTTCATTAATGACTTAACTTGTCCTTTAAGTAATTTGTTTAACAACTCAACTGCAACATTTTTTTGTTGTAATCCTTCTACATCTTTTAAGAAATCATCTGACAAGATTGAGATATCTGGATTTTCAATTCCGAGTGTTTGATAAATATCTACAACTTCTTCAGTTACAACTGACTTTGAAATCAATTGATTGATTTCTGCTTCTATTTCAGCAGGTGTCTTTTTACGCTTGCTTCCTTCACTAGGTGGAGCTAATAATTTAACAAGTCCGGATTTAACGGCTTTTAAAAACGCAATTTCACTATTCAGTTCTCGAGCAGCTTCCTCTGTTGCACATAATGCAAATGCCTTAGAAAGCTCTGTCACTGTTGTCACAAATCGCTCTCGTTCTTTCTCACCTAATCCAATGATATAATCCATCGTATTTGAGATAGCATTATAGCGATTTAATTGATCTTCTGACTCAAAATCAGAATAGTCATGATTATATAGCATATCTTGAATGATATCGTATTTCATTAGCATAACTTCAAGCGCTTTATCTGTGTCTATACCTGTTTGTTCTCTATCAGAGTCTGTATACTCTTTTAATGCTTCCTTCAGACTTTCAGCAATACCTACATAGTCAACAATTAAGCCGCCCGGTTTATCTTTAAATACTCTATTAACACGTGCAATAGCTTGCATTAAATTGTGGCCTTTCATCGGTTTATCTATGTACATTGTATGCATTGAAGGCACATCAAATCCTGTTAACCACATGTCTCGCACAATTACGAGTTGCAATTCATCATTAACATCTTTCATGCGATTCTCTAGAAGGTTTCTTCTCTTTTTCGGACCTATATGTTTTTGGAAGTTTTGAGGATCGCTTGATGAACCTGTCATAACCACTTTGATAACACCTTTGTCATCATCGTCTGAATGCCATTCTGGTTTTAGCCTTACAATTTCATCATATAAATCGACTGCAATACGACGACTCATTGTGACAATCATACCTTTACCTTTCATTGCCTTCTGCCTTGTTTCAAAGTGATTAATAATGTCAGTTGCTAAAGCATGTACACGTTGTTCTGCACCAGATAGAGCTTCTATACGTGACCACTTAGATTTCAATCGAGATTTAGTATCTTCTTCTTGGTCAGAAGTAATGACATCATATGCTTCATCAATATCTAAATCGGTTGGTAAATTTAATGGAATAATACGACTTTCATAGTATATTTTAACCGTACTACCGTCTTCTACAGATTGTGTCATATCATATACATCAATATAATTTCCAAATACCATTTGCGTATTTTTATCTGTCGAAGATACAGGTGTTCCAGTAAAACCAACGAACGAAGCGTTAGGTAGAGCATCTCTTAAATATTTTGCATATCCATATTTAATACCTTCACCTTTTTCATCGTAAGTTGCTTTGAAGCCATATTGTGTGCGGTGTGCTTCGTCTGCCATTACTACTACATTTTTACGTTCTGTTAATGCATCCATTGTCACTTGACCTTCGTCAGGTTCGAATTTCTGCATAGTTGTAAATACGATACCACCTGATTCTACAGATAATAGTTCTTTCAATTCTTTTCTTGATTCAGCTTGTTTAGGTGTCTGTCTTAGTAATCCTTTACCTGAGCGTCCTTTGGACTTAACAAAAGTACCATACAATTGATTGTCTAAGTCATTACGGTCTGTTACGACCACTAATGTTGGATTATTTAATTTTTGAATTAACTTTCCTGAGAAGAAGACCATTGTCAAACTCTTACCAGAACCTTGTGTGTGCCAAATAACGCCACCCTTGCCGTCTCCACGTTCAGATGTTGCTTCCATAGCACGATCAACAGCTTTATTCACTGCATAGTATTGATGGTATGCAGCTAATATTTTAACTATATGTCCTTTACCGTCATCTTGGAACAAAACAAAATGACGAATTAAATCTAATAGTACTTCCTTATTTAGCATACCGTGAATCAATATATCTAAACTGCGAAACGTTGATGAATCTTCAGTTTTTCCATCTTTAGTACGCCAAGTCATAAAACGATCATAATCAGCAGTTAAAGAACCAGCTTTTGTATTAACACCATCACTCGTCACTAATACTGCATTATGATTAAATAATTGTGGAATTCTCATTTTATAAGTTTCTAACTGATGATACCCGTCTTCAATACCAACAGATTCATTTGTAGAATTTTTCAGTTCAATGACCACTACTGGTAATCCATTTATGAATAACACAATATCAGGTCGCTTTTTATAATCTCCGTTTACAACAGTTAACTGATTAACCGCTAAAAAATCATTATTTCCTGGGTTATCAAAGTCGAATACATATACCAAATCATTAATCGTCTCACCGTCATTATTATAGTGTTCAACCTCAATACCATTTGTAACCATTTCATGGAAAGAACGGTTATTCTCTAATAAACTAGGAGACTTCTCAATAGAAATTTCACGTATAGCCTGTTCAATAGCACTATTATTGAGTTCAGGATTAATACGTCTTAAAGCTGCTTCCAAACGATCATCAAGCACAACATCTTTGTCGCTCTCCCGTTCATTCATAATCCCATTTTCACCACTATCTCGACCATTCTTAACAGAATAACCAAGACCCTCAAACCACTTCAATGACACCTGTTCTAAATCATCTTCACTAAATTGAAAGCTCATCTTCATTCACCTCGATGTCATCAGGTATCTCAATTTCACCTGACATTAATTTAGGTAATAATGTGTCACGTAGTTCTATTAATCTTTTAATTTCTTTACTTACACTTAATTCTTTTTCAAGTAGATCATCAAAAGTTCTTGAAAATTTTTCTAAAGTACTATCATTAGGTATTAATATTTTTGCATGATTAAGGTGTTTCCTATTAATATGTCCCATTGTTGTAGCCTTATCGTTAGCAATTCCAATAAAATAATCAATATATCTTTTAGTCCAATAATAATAAAACCATTTAGGATACTTATCAGATGAAACTTTAAATAAATGTTGATTTAAACCTGCTTTTCCACCACACCACATTTTCACTACTAATGTAGCAGACCAAGAAAATATTATATCACCATCATTTATTAGTGCTTTATCTGGTATCTCAGAAGTACATCTATTACTATTTTCATCAGTAGAACCATTTTTTAATTCTTTAATTTTGACAACTGGTAGGCTGTTTTGATTATCAGTAGGCTTAAATTTTTGCATAGCAAGACCATTCACATAATTTGCAATATCATCTAAGTTTTTCACATTCCATCCTTTTGGTATCTCTCCCAGTTCGCTATCAACCATCTCTCCGCCGCTTGATTTGTATGGATTTCCATTTTCATCAGGAAATTCAAAATC
This region of Staphylococcus sp. IVB6240 genomic DNA includes:
- a CDS encoding EcsC family protein, with the protein product MEQKNDENKALQVIEQAVKLPFVKVKRKEFLLKAFSDYNIDMNELIENGPVKLVSKKDLDKVANRAINDALIKSTSTSFMTGLPGGIALAATIPADMVQFYGFALKLAQELSYIYGLEDLFNDSGELSEESKNMLIIYLGVMLGVTAAGSTVRLLSKQASTQALKSIPGKALTKTVYYPILKKVLKTFGIKLTKDTFAKGISKAIPVVGGVVSGGMNYASLKPMGKKLKNELSNSINYSSKEKAKDVKIIEAEGVVID
- a CDS encoding restriction endonuclease subunit S, coding for MEYRKLGDYCEVKGGKRLPKGEQLVEYETNHPYLRISDYSNGSVNLNNLKYVTEETFQKISRYIINEGDIFLSIVGTIGIVDFIDYKLDSASLTENAVRIRSFNESVLSTKFLSYFLKSDQGQNEMFIRTVGSTQPKLAITRIKDINIPIIDIKSQQKISNILSTIDEKITLNKNLIANLEELSQTLFKRWFVDFEFPDENGNPYKSSGGEMVDSELGEIPKGWNVKNLDDIANYVNGLAMQKFKPTDNQNSLPVVKIKELKNGSTDENSNRCTSEIPDKALINDGDIIFSWSATLVVKMWCGGKAGLNQHLFKVSSDKYPKWFYYYWTKRYIDYFIGIANDKATTMGHINRKHLNHAKILIPNDSTLEKFSRTFDDLLEKELSVSKEIKRLIELRDTLLPKLMSGEIEIPDDIEVNEDELSI
- a CDS encoding HTH domain-containing protein, whose protein sequence is MDRAFRILTIYHRLLQNKKVNKKSLALMLNTSTRTIQRDIDDIRNFLYESEHWLDTQYEVKYDYDLESYTINHDKNENLYYMYDILTKLYVTMPTISYPFYRYLKELINKHHSNHQNELYQYLDKFIVDSDIPSVSNLAITTQAINTKNYLLKDNENILPITLNYNNYGFYLTYLMEGNLLRTNVGHLNIQTSNKSFKEEDITDDERTQVTLEMTKDIWKDIHLYYENYIIEKYFKNLIVVTIEDMLPYEAIQLCFNYRSQVRIISPLDLREIVIDELLLLQSTYLKQQIQI
- a CDS encoding type I restriction endonuclease subunit R, whose product is MSFQFSEDDLEQVSLKWFEGLGYSVKNGRDSGENGIMNERESDKDVVLDDRLEAALRRINPELNNSAIEQAIREISIEKSPSLLENNRSFHEMVTNGIEVEHYNNDGETINDLVYVFDFDNPGNNDFLAVNQLTVVNGDYKKRPDIVLFINGLPVVVIELKNSTNESVGIEDGYHQLETYKMRIPQLFNHNAVLVTSDGVNTKAGSLTADYDRFMTWRTKDGKTEDSSTFRSLDILIHGMLNKEVLLDLIRHFVLFQDDGKGHIVKILAAYHQYYAVNKAVDRAMEATSERGDGKGGVIWHTQGSGKSLTMVFFSGKLIQKLNNPTLVVVTDRNDLDNQLYGTFVKSKGRSGKGLLRQTPKQAESRKELKELLSVESGGIVFTTMQKFEPDEGQVTMDALTERKNVVVMADEAHRTQYGFKATYDEKGEGIKYGYAKYLRDALPNASFVGFTGTPVSSTDKNTQMVFGNYIDVYDMTQSVEDGSTVKIYYESRIIPLNLPTDLDIDEAYDVITSDQEEDTKSRLKSKWSRIEALSGAEQRVHALATDIINHFETRQKAMKGKGMIVTMSRRIAVDLYDEIVRLKPEWHSDDDDKGVIKVVMTGSSSDPQNFQKHIGPKKRRNLLENRMKDVNDELQLVIVRDMWLTGFDVPSMHTMYIDKPMKGHNLMQAIARVNRVFKDKPGGLIVDYVGIAESLKEALKEYTDSDREQTGIDTDKALEVMLMKYDIIQDMLYNHDYSDFESEDQLNRYNAISNTMDYIIGLGEKERERFVTTVTELSKAFALCATEEAARELNSEIAFLKAVKSGLVKLLAPPSEGSKRKKTPAEIEAEINQLISKSVVTEEVVDIYQTLGIENPDISILSDDFLKDVEGLQQKNVAVELLNKLLKGQVKSLMKTNATVSKRFSEMLSKSIQKYNNRSIEASKVIEELIQMAKEINQEKQRGKDLGLSTEEIAFYDALASHETAKEAMGDKELRAIAHELTKTVKNNMSVDWSKRESAKAKMRVQVRRLLKKYGYPPDLQKMAVEQVVEQAELMASQQ